Proteins encoded by one window of Glycine soja cultivar W05 chromosome 15, ASM419377v2, whole genome shotgun sequence:
- the LOC114386823 gene encoding probable sugar phosphate/phosphate translocator At3g14410 isoform X2 — protein MVFSSVLCFVLTKILKVMKVEEGMTPEIYATSVVPIGAMFAMTLWLGNTAYLYISVAFAQMLKAIMPVAVFVLGVAAGLEVMSYKMLSIMSVISFGVLVASYGEININWIGVVYQMGGVVGEALRLIFMEIFVKRKGLKLNPISVMYYVSPCSAICLFLPWIFLEKPKMDEHGPWNFPPVLLILNCLCTFALNLSVFLVITHTSALTIRVAGVVKDWVVVLLSAVLFADTKLTLINLFGYAIAIAGVAAYNNCKLKKETSRDTSDDSNPESSQRQESQPLTSR, from the exons ATGGTCTTCTCCTCTGTTCTGTGTTTTGTGTTAACCAAGATTCTGAAG GTTATGAAGGTTGAGGAGGGAATGACTCCTGAAAT ATACGCTACTTCAGTAGTGCCAATTGGGGCCATGTTTGCAATGACTCTTTGGCTGGGAAATACTGCCTACCTGTATATTTCTGTTGCTTTTGCACAAATGCTGAAGGCAATTA TGCCTGTAGCTGTTTTTGTGCTTGGGGTAGCTGCAGGACTTGAGGTAATGAGCTACAAAATGCTATCAATCATGTCTGTGATTAGTTTTGGTGTTCTAGTAGCTTCTTATGGAGAGATAAATATAAACTGGATTGGAGTAGTTTACCAAATGGGAGGTGTTGTTGGTGAAGCTCTGAGACTTATCTTCATGGAGATTTTTGTTAAGAGGAAAGGTCTTAAGTTGAACCCTATATCCGTGATGTATTATGTTAGTCCCTGCAG TGCAATTTGTTTATTCCTTCCATGGATATTTCTGGAGAAACCAAAGATGGATGAACATGGACCGTGGAACTTCCCACCTGTTTTGCTTATCCTCAACTGCCTTTGTACTTTTGCTCTAAACTTATCAGTTTTCCTTGTGATTACACATACAAGTGCTTTAACCATTCGTGTTGCCGGAGTTGTCAAGGATTGGGTGGTTGTCTTACTGTCTGCTGTTCTGTTTGCTGATACAAAGTTAACACTTATCAATTTGTTTGGTTATGCAATTG CCATTGCTGGGGTAGCGGCATATAATAATTGCAAGTTGAAAAAAGAAACCTCTCGTGACACCTCAGATGATTCCAACCCTGAATCTTCCCAAAGGCAAGAGTCTCAGCCTTTAACAAGTAGATAG
- the LOC114387622 gene encoding protein enabled-like, with the protein MAAFHGCHTHLHTPSLPHTLHPFVHPAQSLGIDFESTRKRLLSLFDPERTLPSFQQPPYEASMAAVHDCHSPYGASTFHYHHPFPSHSFHTANHQQPCPQHPFPSMSNTSKHEGSLTHLEAVLTRLDESMHSMNLKIDELLNRFPPATPISNANPIPVPHPYHAAPANNHRINLEGPWTDGTAPHLQEEKLSECCPRTPSPPPPPPPAPSPPPPSPPLVALIQPPPTTLSGSLPVVIVSLITNSNPHMSSDPRGITILGVRKEHFSRGKELDHSFPLTFYTAKWFDFRNTNLHLLISSPILIWDPGSNVEAMVVAPTP; encoded by the coding sequence ATGGCCGCCTTCCATGGCTGTCATACCCATCTCCACACACCTTCGTTGCCGCACACCCTTCATCCCTTTGTACATCCAGCTCAATCCCTTGGAATTGATTTTGAGAGTACCCGCAAACGTTTGTTGAGCTTGTTCGATCCTGAGAGAACCCTTCCTTCATTTCAGCAACCACCATACGAAGCTTCCATGGCTGCCGTCCATGATTGCCACTCGCCGTACGGAGCTTCCACCTTCCACTACCACCACCCCTTCCCTAGTCATTCTTTCCACACAGCCAACCACCAGCAACCATGTCCACAACACCCATTCCCTTCCATGTCCAACACAAGCAAGCACGAAGGATCTTTGACTCACCTCGAGGCTGTCCTCACTCGTCTTGACGAGAGCATGCACTCCATGAATCTAAAGATAGATGAACTCCTGAACCGTTTTCCCCCTGCCACTCCGATCTCAAATGCAAACCCAATACCAGTTCCGCACCCCTACCACGCTGCTCCTGCAAACAATCACAGGATCAACTTAGAAGGACCATGGACCGACGGCACAGCACCACACCTTCAAGAAGAGAAGCTTTCGGAATGCTGTCCGCGGACTCCGTCTCCGCCACCACCTCCACCGCCGGCTCCGTCACCACCTCCGCCGTCACCTCCACTGGTCGCACTCATACAGCCGCCCCCCACAACCTTGTCCGGTTCGCTTCCCGTTGTGATTGTTTCCCTCATCACCAACAGCAACCCTCACATGTCCTCTGACCCCCGCGGGATCACCATTCTCGGAGTTCGCAAGGAGCACTTCAGCCGTGGAAAGGAGCTCGACCACTCCTTCCCCCTCACCTTTTACACTGCAAAATGGTTCGACTTCCGCAACACTAACCTCCATCTGCTCATTTCTTCACCCATTTTAATTTGGGATCCTGGTTCGAATGTTGAAGCCATGGTGGTAGCCccaacaccttga
- the LOC114386823 gene encoding probable sugar phosphate/phosphate translocator At3g14410 isoform X1 yields MADLKNGNFLTYAYILLYIALSSGQIFFNKWVLSSKEINFPYPLGLTLLHMVFSSVLCFVLTKILKVMKVEEGMTPEIYATSVVPIGAMFAMTLWLGNTAYLYISVAFAQMLKAIMPVAVFVLGVAAGLEVMSYKMLSIMSVISFGVLVASYGEININWIGVVYQMGGVVGEALRLIFMEIFVKRKGLKLNPISVMYYVSPCSAICLFLPWIFLEKPKMDEHGPWNFPPVLLILNCLCTFALNLSVFLVITHTSALTIRVAGVVKDWVVVLLSAVLFADTKLTLINLFGYAIAIAGVAAYNNCKLKKETSRDTSDDSNPESSQRQESQPLTSR; encoded by the exons ATGGCGGATCTGAAGAACGGTAATTTCCTCACCTACGCGTACATTCTTCTCTACATTGCTCTCTCCAGCGGCCAAATCTTCTTCAACAAG TGGGTTTTGTCCTCTAAGGAAATTAACTTCCCTTATCCTTTGGGCTTGACTCTACTTCACATGGTCTTCTCCTCTGTTCTGTGTTTTGTGTTAACCAAGATTCTGAAG GTTATGAAGGTTGAGGAGGGAATGACTCCTGAAAT ATACGCTACTTCAGTAGTGCCAATTGGGGCCATGTTTGCAATGACTCTTTGGCTGGGAAATACTGCCTACCTGTATATTTCTGTTGCTTTTGCACAAATGCTGAAGGCAATTA TGCCTGTAGCTGTTTTTGTGCTTGGGGTAGCTGCAGGACTTGAGGTAATGAGCTACAAAATGCTATCAATCATGTCTGTGATTAGTTTTGGTGTTCTAGTAGCTTCTTATGGAGAGATAAATATAAACTGGATTGGAGTAGTTTACCAAATGGGAGGTGTTGTTGGTGAAGCTCTGAGACTTATCTTCATGGAGATTTTTGTTAAGAGGAAAGGTCTTAAGTTGAACCCTATATCCGTGATGTATTATGTTAGTCCCTGCAG TGCAATTTGTTTATTCCTTCCATGGATATTTCTGGAGAAACCAAAGATGGATGAACATGGACCGTGGAACTTCCCACCTGTTTTGCTTATCCTCAACTGCCTTTGTACTTTTGCTCTAAACTTATCAGTTTTCCTTGTGATTACACATACAAGTGCTTTAACCATTCGTGTTGCCGGAGTTGTCAAGGATTGGGTGGTTGTCTTACTGTCTGCTGTTCTGTTTGCTGATACAAAGTTAACACTTATCAATTTGTTTGGTTATGCAATTG CCATTGCTGGGGTAGCGGCATATAATAATTGCAAGTTGAAAAAAGAAACCTCTCGTGACACCTCAGATGATTCCAACCCTGAATCTTCCCAAAGGCAAGAGTCTCAGCCTTTAACAAGTAGATAG
- the LOC114388119 gene encoding (S)-2-hydroxy-acid oxidase GLO1-like isoform X2 produces MRLLQSRSCQRWRLTTTHLVQRTSGLCKRTEMPFPEFCKIFSLFRPRILIDVSKIDLTTTVLGFKISMPIMIAPTAFQKMAHPEGEYATARAASAAGTIMTLSSWATSSVEEVASTGPGIRFFQLYVYKDRNVVAQLVRRAERAGFKAIALTVDTPILGRREADIKNRFTLPPFLTLKNFEGLDLGKMDKADDSGLASYVSGQIDRTLSWKDVKWLQTITKLPILVKGVLTAEDTRIAIQSGAAGIIVSNHGARQLDYVPATISALEEVVKAAEGRLPVFLDGGVRRGTDVFKALALGASGIFIGRPVVFSLAAEGEAGVRNVLRMLREEFELTMALSGCTSLKDITRDHIVTDWDQPRILPRALPRL; encoded by the exons ATGAGGCTATTGCAAAGCAGAAGTTGCCAAAGATGGCGTTTGACTACTACGCATCTGGTGCAGAGGACCAGTGGACTCTGCAAGAGAACAGAAATGCCTTTTCCAGAATTTTGTAAGATTTTTTCCCT GTTTCGGCCACGTATTCTTATTGATGTGAGCAAGATAGACTTGACAACTACTGTCCTAGGCTTCAAAATATCCATGCCAATCATGATTGCCCCAACAGCCTTTCAGAAAATGGCTCATCCTGAGG GAGAATATGCAACAGCAAGAGCTGCATCTGCTGCTGGAACAATCATG ACTTTGTCCTCATGGGCTACTTCCAGTGTTGAAGAGGTGGCTTCAACAGGACCTGGCATTCGCTTTTTCCAGCTATAT GTGTACAAGGACAGGAATGTGGTTGCTCAGCTTGTGAGAAGAGCTGAAAGGGCTGGATTCAAAGCCATTGCCCTTACTGTTGATACCCCAATACTAGGACGCAGAGAAGCTGATATCAAGAACAG ATTCACATTGCCGCCATTTTTGACATTGAAGAACTTTGAAGGATTGGACCTTGGAAAGATGGACAAA GCTGATGACTCTGGACTTGCTTCATATGTTTCTGGTCAAATTGATCGTACTTTAAGCTGGAAG GATGTGAAGTGGCTTCAAACAATCACCAAACTGCCAATTCTGGTGAAGGGTGTGCTGACTGCTGAGGACA CAAGGATAGCTATACAAAGTGGTGCAGCTGGAATTATAGTGTCCAATCATGGAGCTAGACAACTTGACTATGTTCCAGCCACCATATCAGCCTTAGAAGAG GTTGTCAAAGCTGCTGAAGGTCGCCTTCCTGTATTTTTGGATGGTGGTGTTCGCCGTGGAACTGATGTCTTCAAGGCATTAGCACTAGGTGCCTCTGGCATATTT ATTGGACGCCCTGTGGTGTTCTCCTTGGCTGCTGAAGGAGAGGCTGGTGTAAGAAACGTGCTGCGGATGCTACGTGAGGAGTTTGAGCTAACCATGGCCTTGAGTGGTTGCACCTCACTCAAGGATATCACTCGTGATCACATTGTCACTGATTGGGACCAACCTCGCATTCTTCCCCGCGCATTGCCAAGATTATGA
- the LOC114386245 gene encoding probable caffeoyl-CoA O-methyltransferase 2 produces MGCTRSFPFITTTEFVIASDDNYGKKQVVSLTPFLYDYVLKNVREPEVRTEEDTILLHSFGCISDSKAIATGDGLYAWKSDVSPDLAQLLAMLVQILGAEQCIEVGVYTGYSSLALALVLPESGRLVACERDAKSLDVAKKYYQLAGVSHKVDVKVGLAMDSLESLILNGEAGSYDFAFTDAEKKMNEKYFELLLQLVRVGGLIVIDNVLWHGKVADPLVNDPKTFSIRNFNQKLMEDKRVSISMVPIGDGMTICRKR; encoded by the exons ATGGGCTGCACACGTAGCTTCCCATTCATAACAACCACTGAGTTTGTTATTGCCAGTGATGACAACTATGGCAAGAAGCAGGTCGTTAGTCTCACTCCCTTCCTCTATGACTATGTCCTAAAAAATGTTCGAGAACCAGAGGTGAGGACTGAGGAAGACACCATTTTGCTTCATTCATT CGGTTGCATTTCAGATTCTAAGGCAATTGCGACAGGAGACGGCCTCTATGCTTGGAAGTCAGAT GTGTCCCCTGATCTGGCACAGCTGCTCGCAATGCTTGTGCAGATTCTTGGAGCAGAACAGTGTATTGAAGTTGGTGTGTATACT GGATACTCATCACTAGCCTTAGCATTAGTTCTGCCAGAATCAGGTCGTTTAGTTGCCTGTGAAAGAGATGCCAAATCTCTTGATGTTGCCAAGAAGTATTATCAGCTAGCTGGTGTTTCACATAAG GTGGATGTAAAAGTTGGACTTGCAATGGATtctctagaatctttaattCTAAATGGTGAAGCAGGAAG CTATGATTTTGCGTTTACTGATGCTGAGAAAAAAATGAACGAGAAATATTTTGAACTGCTACTACAGCTG GTGAGGGTTGGAGGTcttattgtaattgataatgTCCTTTGGCATGGAAAAGTTGCTGACCCATTG GTAAATGACCCTAAAACTTTCagcattagaaattttaatcaGAAGTTAATGGAAGACAAGCGTGTAAGCATCAGTATG GTACCTATTGGAGATGGGATGACAATCTGTCGAAAAAGATGA
- the LOC114388119 gene encoding (S)-2-hydroxy-acid oxidase GLO1-like isoform X1 yields MEITNVSEYEAIAKQKLPKMAFDYYASGAEDQWTLQENRNAFSRILFRPRILIDVSKIDLTTTVLGFKISMPIMIAPTAFQKMAHPEGEYATARAASAAGTIMTLSSWATSSVEEVASTGPGIRFFQLYVYKDRNVVAQLVRRAERAGFKAIALTVDTPILGRREADIKNRFTLPPFLTLKNFEGLDLGKMDKADDSGLASYVSGQIDRTLSWKDVKWLQTITKLPILVKGVLTAEDTRIAIQSGAAGIIVSNHGARQLDYVPATISALEEVVKAAEGRLPVFLDGGVRRGTDVFKALALGASGIFIGRPVVFSLAAEGEAGVRNVLRMLREEFELTMALSGCTSLKDITRDHIVTDWDQPRILPRALPRL; encoded by the exons ATGGAGATCACCAATGTCAGTGAGTATGAGGCTATTGCAAAGCAGAAGTTGCCAAAGATGGCGTTTGACTACTACGCATCTGGTGCAGAGGACCAGTGGACTCTGCAAGAGAACAGAAATGCCTTTTCCAGAATTTT GTTTCGGCCACGTATTCTTATTGATGTGAGCAAGATAGACTTGACAACTACTGTCCTAGGCTTCAAAATATCCATGCCAATCATGATTGCCCCAACAGCCTTTCAGAAAATGGCTCATCCTGAGG GAGAATATGCAACAGCAAGAGCTGCATCTGCTGCTGGAACAATCATG ACTTTGTCCTCATGGGCTACTTCCAGTGTTGAAGAGGTGGCTTCAACAGGACCTGGCATTCGCTTTTTCCAGCTATAT GTGTACAAGGACAGGAATGTGGTTGCTCAGCTTGTGAGAAGAGCTGAAAGGGCTGGATTCAAAGCCATTGCCCTTACTGTTGATACCCCAATACTAGGACGCAGAGAAGCTGATATCAAGAACAG ATTCACATTGCCGCCATTTTTGACATTGAAGAACTTTGAAGGATTGGACCTTGGAAAGATGGACAAA GCTGATGACTCTGGACTTGCTTCATATGTTTCTGGTCAAATTGATCGTACTTTAAGCTGGAAG GATGTGAAGTGGCTTCAAACAATCACCAAACTGCCAATTCTGGTGAAGGGTGTGCTGACTGCTGAGGACA CAAGGATAGCTATACAAAGTGGTGCAGCTGGAATTATAGTGTCCAATCATGGAGCTAGACAACTTGACTATGTTCCAGCCACCATATCAGCCTTAGAAGAG GTTGTCAAAGCTGCTGAAGGTCGCCTTCCTGTATTTTTGGATGGTGGTGTTCGCCGTGGAACTGATGTCTTCAAGGCATTAGCACTAGGTGCCTCTGGCATATTT ATTGGACGCCCTGTGGTGTTCTCCTTGGCTGCTGAAGGAGAGGCTGGTGTAAGAAACGTGCTGCGGATGCTACGTGAGGAGTTTGAGCTAACCATGGCCTTGAGTGGTTGCACCTCACTCAAGGATATCACTCGTGATCACATTGTCACTGATTGGGACCAACCTCGCATTCTTCCCCGCGCATTGCCAAGATTATGA